In one window of Quercus lobata isolate SW786 unplaced genomic scaffold, ValleyOak3.0 Primary Assembly Scq3eQI_186, whole genome shotgun sequence DNA:
- the LOC115973396 gene encoding cytochrome P450 CYP736A12-like, whose protein sequence is MYPLTLTILLLLLGSVWTFIHILLRPKNERKLPPGPWALPIIGNLHMLGDLPHRALQSLAKTYGPIMSLRLGHVPTIVVSSPQAAELFLKTHDTIFASRPKLQFAKYLAYGNTGLVFTEYGPDWRNARKICTLQHLTASKIESFAPMRKEEVGSLVQSLKNAAAACEVVDLSRKVCELIEETSCRMIFGRSRDDRFGLKAIIEETLCLAGAFNLADYIPYLGALDLQGLTRRMKKVSRALDIVLENIIKEHENIPSGQQDRQMDFIDMLLSLMNQRMNPHDEHAYILDRTKIKAIIIDMISGAYDTSAATIEWTFSELLRHPRVVKQVQAELEAVVGMNRMVEETDLANLTYLDMVVKESLRLHPIGPLLAPHESMEGIELNGYYVPKKSRIIINVWAIGRDPYVWSNNVEEFYPERFINSNIDLKGRDFQLIPFGSGRRGCPGIHLGLTTIKYVLAQLLHCFHWALPSGMLPNDLDMTEKFGLSMRRAEHLYAIPTYRLLN, encoded by the exons ATGTATCCATTAACATTAACCATTCTCTTACTACTCCTTGGATCTGTATGGACATTCATACACATCCTATTACGCCCAAAAAATGAGCGTAAACTCCCACCAGGTCCTTGGGCCTTACCAATTATCGGTAACCTTCACATGCTAGGTGACCTCCCACACCGTGCCCTCCAAAGCTTAGCAAAAACATACGGACCTATCATGTCATTGCGGCTTGGTCACGTCCCAACTATTGTGGTCTCATCACCCCAAGCCGCTGAGCTATTTTTAAAGACCCATGATACCATTTTCGCTAGCCGACCTAAACTCCAATTCGCTAAGTACTTGGCTTATGGTAACACGGGTTTGGTTTTCACCGAGTATGGTCCAGATTGGCGCAATGCTAGGAAAATATGTACGTTGCAACATCTTACTGCTTCAAAAATTGAGTCATTTGCACCCATGAGGAAGGAGGAGGTAGGATCGTTGGTGCAGTCACTCAAAAACGCTGCGGCGGCGTGTGAGGTTGTGGACCTTAGTAGAAAAGTTTGTGAACTTATCGAGGAAACCTCATGTAGAATGATATTTGGGCGAAGTAGAGATGACAGATTTGGCTTGAAGGCGATTATTGAGGAGACCCTTTGCTTGGCGGGGGCTTTCAATCTAGCAGATTATATTCCTTACCTTGGGGCACTAGATCTACag GGATTGACACGGCGAATGAAGAAGGTTAGCAGGGCTCTTGATATAGTCTTAGAGAATATCATCAAGGAGCATGAAAACATTCCAAGTGGTCAACAAGATCGTCAAATGGACTTTATAGACATGTTACTTTCTTTGATGAACCAACGCATGAATCCCCATGATGAGCATGCATACATATTGGATCGAACAAAAATAAAGGCTATTATAATAGACATGATTTCAGGTGCATATGACACTTCAGCTGCTACAATTGAGTGGACCTTTTCTGAACTCTTGAGGCATCCACGGGTGGTAAAACAAGTACAGGCAGAGCTGGAAGCTGTAGTAGGGATGAATAGGATGGTAGAGGAGACAGATTTGGCAAATTTAACATACTTGGATATGGTGGTGAAGGAAAGCTTAAGACTACATCCTATTGGACCATTACTAGCCCCACATGAATCCATGGAGGGCATTGAATTAAATGGATATTATGTCCCCAAGAAATCacgaataataataaatgtttgGGCTATTGGACGAGATCCTTATGTGTGGTCTAATAATGTAGAAGAATTTTATCCTGAAAGATTcataaatagtaatatagaCCTCAAGGGACGTGACTTCCAACTTATCCCATTTGGGTCTGGTCGAAGAGGGTGCCCTGGAATACATCTAGGTCTTACAACTATCAAATATGTTCTAGCTCAATTATTGCATTGCTTTCACTGGGCCCTTCCTAGTGGCATGTTGCCTAATGACTTGGACATGACTGAGAAGTTTGGGCTATCAATGCGGAGAGCCGAACACTTGTATGCTATCCCAACTTACCGTCTACTCAATTAA